The nucleotide window CTTTTTATATCTGTACACGATCTCATGGAGAGTTTACACTCACGGGCAAATATCATGGCAACGCCCTATTTTCACCTGTGAGCCTTTTTATTATGAGCCAACCGACTTCGCGTGAAAAAAAACTGATTCAGGCGGTCATTGACATTCTCCACAAACGCCCCGGAATGGATGCCGAGTTTATTGCGGACGATGCTCCGCCACCGTTCAGCGGTTCACTGCGTCTATTCGGCGACTGGGGCAGCATCACGCGCCCGGTACGTCTGGCCTGGCGCATCACGCCGCAGCAGGGGCAACTGCTGACCTTTCAGCTCGAAACGCTGAAACAACATCAACCGCTCCTGCTGGCTGACTATATTCCGGAAAGCCTGTCGAGTCAGTTACAGCACCACCATATTGATTTTCTTGATACCATCGGCAACGGCTCGATCTGCGCACCACCGCTGTTTTATGAAGTGAGCGGTCGACGCAAAAAAAGCCCCAAGCTTCCGCCCAACCGCAGCCAACAGAGCACCGGCGCCAAAATTCTCTTTCAACTGCTGCGCGACCCACAATTGTGCCAGCAGTCTTATCGCATTATCGCAGAACGGGCGAGTGTCGCCCTGGGCGCTGTCGGCCCGGTGATCAATGAGCTCAAAGCGAAAAACCTGCTCATTGATCCAGGGAATAAAAAATTCGTGATCAGCGATCTGACGGCGTTGCGCCAACTGTGGGAAACCGCCTATACCAGCCGCCTGCGTCCAAAGCTGGAGGTGGATCGCTGCAACCTGAGCGCTCCGTGGAAACTCGACAGCCTGCCGTTGCTGATCCGCGAGCAACACCTGGAAGATCATGTACTCATCGGTGGCGAACTGGCGGCTTCCTTCTATTGTGAAAACGTCAATCCGCGCCGCTGCACCCTGCACCTCCCGGCACGTGCGGCCCTCAAGCAGATGTTGCAATTACGCTTGACGCCGTGTGAAGATGGTCCGATTACGGTGGTGCGTCAGTTTGCCGACAATCTGGCTTTTGAGCATCGGTCGCCGGAGGGCCTGCAACTGGCAGACCCGCGCCTGGTACGCTGCGAACTGCTGCTCAATGAACACCACGATATGGCGCACATTGCTGAAGCCATTGAGAGCCTGTATCTTTTCGGTGCCGAACACCCCAGCCAATCAGACCCCTCTCACAACTAGGACATTGAACCCTTATGAAACATGTGATTTTATTTTTCTCTTCCAATGCCGGTCTCGGTTATGCGCCGGTGGCCTCGGGCACTTTCGGCACCCTGATGGGTATCCCTCTGTACTGGTTGCTGGCACGCCTGGAACAACAGGAATTTGTTCTGGCCTGGGTGTTTATTTTGTTGCTTTCGTTCTGGAGCGCCCATCGCGCTGGAGAAATTTATGGTGTGGTCGATGATGGACGTATTGTCATCGACGAGTTGATCGGCTACTTAACGGCCATTGCCTTTGTCCCGTTCAGCTGGCCGTCCGCCATCGTCGCATTTTTACTGTTCCGCCTGTTTGACATTGTCAAACTGTGGCCGGCCAACTGGTTTGACAGCAACGTCAAAAATGGTGTCGGTGTGGTCCTTGATGATGTGGTGGCCGGGATCTACGCCTGGCTGAGCCTCTATGCCCTGATGAGCTTTTTCCCCGATTTCTTTTAACGCCATTGATGGGATCAAATAATGAAAATTGCAGTGGTGACCATTGGAGATGAACTGCTCAACGGCGAGGTGGTAGACACCAACACGGCTGAAATCGCCCGCGCCCTGCGCTGTGAAGGCTATGAAATTGATCAGGCGGTCACCCTGTCCGATCAACCGCAATTGATCGCCGCCACTTTACAACAACTCAACAAACAGAAAGTGATCGCCCTAGTCAGCGGTGGCCTCGGACCGACCCGCGATGATGTCACAGCCCGCGCGGCGGCCCAGGCGTTTCATCTCACTCTGGCCCTTAACGACCTGGCCCTGCGTCAAATTGAAGCTTTTTTCAAAAAATCGGGTCGCGCGTTTCCTCCCGGCAACGAAAAGCAAGCGCTGATCCCCCACAAAGCACAAGTGATGGAAAACTGTTGCGGCACGGCACCGGGCTTTATCATCACCCACAACAACTGCCCGGCGTTTTTCATGCCCGGCGTACCGCATGAAATGATAGCCATGCTTCAGCAGCAGGTGATTCCGGCGTTACGACGTCTGGTCACTCCGACCCTGTTCTGCGGCGAGCGGGTCTTAAAGGTCTTCGGCCTGCCAGAAAACGATATAGAACGCCAGCTGCCGGCAAGTCTGTTCCCGCAATCGGTCGCCTTGACATTCCGCCTTGAATACCCGCTGGTCCTGATCAAACTCAACACCAGCGGCAAACAGGAGAGCGATTTGGACGAGGCGGAACACATTGTCCGCAACCGGCTCAAACATCATGTGGTCGCCAGTGGTGATCAGACCCTGCCCGAAGTGGTCCACCACCTGTTGTGTCATGCAGAGGTCACGCTGTCACTTGCCGAATCTTGCACCGGCGGCCTGATCGCCAAACTGCTTACCGATTTGCCCGGCAGCTCAGCCTACCTGGAACGGGGCGCCGTCACTTACGCCAATTCCGCCAAACACGATTGGCTGGGGATCTCCAACGAATTGCTGCTGGAAAAAGGTGCGGTCAGCACCGAATGCGCCCGCGGCATGGTCACCGGGATTCGCCAACGCGCCCGCACGGATTACGCCATCGCCGTCACCGGTATTGCCGGCCCCGGTGGTGGCACAGCGGAAAAGCCCTGCGGCACGGTATTTATCGGGCTGGCAACACCGCAACACACGGAAGTGCGCGAATGCCATTTCAGCGGTGACCGCAACCAGGTGCGCGTCAAAACAGCGTACACGGCTCTGGACTGGCTGCGCCGCACCCTCAGCCCGACATAAACACCAGCAGCCGTCAGCAATAAATGTGGCAGAACCACCCCAAGAAACGGTTGAAAATTGAGCCTTTTCTATGCTATCCGTAACAATTCAGAATTGTTCGTAAAACCTTCCGGTTTTCCCCGGTTTTCAAACAGGGCAGACCGTTTCCCGACACTTTCCACAGGAGAACGCATTATCATGGCAACTGACAACCGTAAGCAGGCCATTGATCTGGCCATGGGCCAGATCGAGAAACAGTTCGGCAAAGGCAGTATCATGCGATTGGGTGAAGATAATGTCATGCGCGATATCTCCACCATCTCAACAGGGTCCATCGGTCTGGATATCGCGCTGGGTATCGGTGGCGTGCCCCGCGGCCGAATCATTGAGGTCTACGGCCCGGAATCTTCCGGTAAAACCACTTTGGCC belongs to Desulfuromonas acetoxidans DSM 684 and includes:
- a CDS encoding phosphatidylglycerophosphatase A, which gives rise to MKHVILFFSSNAGLGYAPVASGTFGTLMGIPLYWLLARLEQQEFVLAWVFILLLSFWSAHRAGEIYGVVDDGRIVIDELIGYLTAIAFVPFSWPSAIVAFLLFRLFDIVKLWPANWFDSNVKNGVGVVLDDVVAGIYAWLSLYALMSFFPDFF
- a CDS encoding CinA family nicotinamide mononucleotide deamidase-related protein, producing the protein MKIAVVTIGDELLNGEVVDTNTAEIARALRCEGYEIDQAVTLSDQPQLIAATLQQLNKQKVIALVSGGLGPTRDDVTARAAAQAFHLTLALNDLALRQIEAFFKKSGRAFPPGNEKQALIPHKAQVMENCCGTAPGFIITHNNCPAFFMPGVPHEMIAMLQQQVIPALRRLVTPTLFCGERVLKVFGLPENDIERQLPASLFPQSVALTFRLEYPLVLIKLNTSGKQESDLDEAEHIVRNRLKHHVVASGDQTLPEVVHHLLCHAEVTLSLAESCTGGLIAKLLTDLPGSSAYLERGAVTYANSAKHDWLGISNELLLEKGAVSTECARGMVTGIRQRARTDYAIAVTGIAGPGGGTAEKPCGTVFIGLATPQHTEVRECHFSGDRNQVRVKTAYTALDWLRRTLSPT
- a CDS encoding type IV toxin-antitoxin system AbiEi family antitoxin, which codes for MSQPTSREKKLIQAVIDILHKRPGMDAEFIADDAPPPFSGSLRLFGDWGSITRPVRLAWRITPQQGQLLTFQLETLKQHQPLLLADYIPESLSSQLQHHHIDFLDTIGNGSICAPPLFYEVSGRRKKSPKLPPNRSQQSTGAKILFQLLRDPQLCQQSYRIIAERASVALGAVGPVINELKAKNLLIDPGNKKFVISDLTALRQLWETAYTSRLRPKLEVDRCNLSAPWKLDSLPLLIREQHLEDHVLIGGELAASFYCENVNPRRCTLHLPARAALKQMLQLRLTPCEDGPITVVRQFADNLAFEHRSPEGLQLADPRLVRCELLLNEHHDMAHIAEAIESLYLFGAEHPSQSDPSHN